In Rouxiella sp. WC2420, the following proteins share a genomic window:
- the birA gene encoding bifunctional biotin--[acetyl-CoA-carboxylase] ligase/biotin operon repressor BirA, with protein MKDITVPLRVISILSDGEFHSGEQLGSELGMSRAAINKHIQTVRDWGLDIFTIPGKGYRLPAAIQLLDHEKILDALPEGNVDVLPVIDSTNQYLQDRISQLSSGDACVAEYQQAGRGRRGRRWFSPFGSNLYLSMYWKLDQGPAAAMGLSLVIGIVMAEVMQRLGAEDVRVKWPNDLYLKDRKLAGILVELTGKTGDAAHLVIGAGINLRMREPAADVINQGWINLQEAGVDINRNDLIATLLKELREALRKFEQEGLASFIPRWRNLDNFIDRPVKLLIGDNEIHGIERGIDQQGALLLEIEGEIKTFIGGEISLRGR; from the coding sequence ATGAAAGATATCACCGTACCGCTGCGAGTAATTTCCATCCTGTCTGACGGTGAATTTCACTCTGGTGAACAGCTGGGCTCTGAACTTGGTATGAGTAGAGCTGCAATCAATAAACATATCCAAACGGTTCGTGACTGGGGCCTGGATATCTTTACCATCCCCGGAAAAGGTTATCGGTTACCGGCAGCTATCCAACTGTTAGATCATGAAAAGATCCTGGACGCATTACCAGAGGGCAATGTCGATGTTCTACCGGTTATTGATTCAACCAATCAATACCTGCAGGACCGCATTAGCCAACTGAGTTCGGGTGACGCCTGCGTTGCCGAGTATCAGCAGGCTGGAAGAGGGCGTCGCGGGCGCCGTTGGTTCTCGCCTTTTGGCTCCAATCTTTATTTGTCTATGTACTGGAAATTAGACCAGGGACCGGCAGCAGCCATGGGGCTGAGTTTGGTTATCGGTATCGTCATGGCGGAAGTCATGCAGCGACTTGGTGCAGAAGATGTCAGAGTTAAGTGGCCCAACGATCTCTATCTCAAGGATCGTAAACTGGCGGGTATTCTGGTCGAACTGACCGGGAAAACGGGTGATGCTGCACATCTGGTCATTGGTGCGGGAATTAACCTGCGCATGCGTGAACCTGCCGCAGATGTGATTAATCAGGGATGGATTAACCTGCAAGAAGCCGGTGTTGATATCAACCGTAATGACCTGATAGCGACCCTGTTGAAAGAACTACGTGAAGCATTACGTAAGTTTGAGCAGGAAGGTCTGGCATCGTTTATTCCACGTTGGCGCAACCTGGATAACTTTATCGACCGGCCGGTTAAATTACTGATTGGGGACAATGAAATACATGGTATTGAGCGTGGGATCGATCAGCAAGGAGCATTATTATTAGAAATAGAGGGTGAAATTAAGACCTTTATCGGCGGAGAAATATCCTTACGCGGAAGGTAA